The Pseudarthrobacter sp. NS4 genome includes a window with the following:
- the pcaH gene encoding protocatechuate 3,4-dioxygenase subunit beta: MLHEVNAQADELVPAAEPKAGHAPLNRAVETQQDLSAEINGLADAYKRALRDGALAETQPRLDYPPYRSSILRHPTKSLHHADPETIELYSPAFGHQDVHALESDLTIQHNGDPQGERIIVAGKVLDGDGRPVAGQLVEIWQANASGRYIHKRDQHPAPIDPNFTGIGRCITGPDGSYRFTTIKPGAYPWKNHLNAWRPAHIHFSLFGTEFTQRIITQMYFPGDQLFPLDPIYQTIVDQDARDRLVANYDHSLTEPEWALGYNWDIVLTGPKRTWTENEALGAEGDEE; the protein is encoded by the coding sequence GTGCTGCACGAAGTTAATGCCCAGGCGGACGAGCTTGTCCCGGCTGCCGAACCCAAGGCAGGACACGCCCCGCTGAACCGGGCTGTGGAAACACAGCAGGACCTCAGCGCAGAAATCAACGGCCTGGCGGACGCCTACAAGCGGGCACTCAGGGACGGCGCCCTGGCCGAGACCCAGCCGCGCCTGGACTACCCGCCGTACCGCAGCAGCATCCTGCGCCACCCCACCAAGAGCCTGCATCATGCGGACCCGGAAACGATCGAACTGTACTCGCCCGCCTTCGGGCACCAGGACGTGCACGCCCTGGAATCCGACCTGACCATCCAGCACAACGGCGACCCCCAGGGCGAACGGATCATCGTGGCCGGCAAGGTCCTGGACGGTGACGGCCGCCCCGTGGCCGGCCAGCTCGTGGAGATCTGGCAGGCCAACGCCTCGGGCCGCTACATCCACAAGCGCGACCAGCACCCCGCGCCGATCGACCCCAACTTCACGGGCATTGGCCGCTGCATCACCGGCCCGGACGGCTCCTACCGGTTCACCACCATCAAGCCCGGCGCCTACCCGTGGAAGAACCACCTGAACGCCTGGCGCCCGGCACACATCCACTTCTCGCTGTTCGGCACCGAGTTCACCCAGCGCATCATCACCCAGATGTACTTCCCCGGCGACCAGCTCTTCCCGCTGGATCCGATCTACCAGACCATCGTGGACCAGGACGCCCGCGACCGGCTGGTGGCCAACTACGACCACAGCCTCACCGAGCCGGAGTGGGCGTTGGGTTACAACTGGGACATCGTCCTGACAGGTCCCAAGCGGACTTGGACCGAGAACGAGGCGCTGGGCGCAGAGGGCGATGAGGAGTAA
- a CDS encoding ABC transporter substrate-binding protein: MAAAAALTLTGCGFSGTQAQSTQPSAAADTSQRIVVDNFRAPVANWAVESDAAYILSLSGCLETLTTYNQAEGKVLPSLATEWKQTSPLDWDFSIRQGVKFQDGTELTAESVVSALNHVLDAKVPARAFNRTMISSVTAVDAQTVRVSTPAENPLVPYRLASVNTGILAPAAYKAEGLDPFGHCTGPFTPVSEKAKQSLTLDRNENYWGGDVQLAGAEIRFITNGATRAAQVQTGEADISLSIPVASLAALKADDGVSVLGADSPRTATLYMNNGRAPLDNVDVRRAVREALDLDALAASVYEGAALPATGPFAPSEPWAGEKQEKQQQDLEEARRLLAGAGYTADRPLEIIAIVERAEFADVAAVVQENLKNIGIPVTIQSKEYASAEPDVLAGNYDMLLSQRNRLIDIADPIGFLTADYTCKGTYNLSHFCDPEYDRIVAEAAKTVDTNERYKLYAEAGQILQDKAVNAWLVNEQSTDAIRTNVLSYVQDPLSRYVLTAKTGKAAS; the protein is encoded by the coding sequence ATGGCCGCGGCGGCTGCCCTGACCCTCACCGGCTGCGGCTTCAGCGGCACCCAGGCCCAGTCCACCCAGCCCAGCGCTGCGGCTGATACCAGCCAGCGCATTGTGGTGGATAACTTCCGGGCACCTGTAGCCAACTGGGCCGTCGAGTCCGATGCCGCCTACATCCTGTCCCTGTCCGGTTGCCTGGAAACGCTGACCACGTATAACCAGGCCGAAGGCAAGGTCCTGCCTTCGCTGGCCACCGAGTGGAAGCAGACCTCGCCCCTCGATTGGGACTTCAGCATCCGCCAGGGCGTCAAATTCCAGGACGGCACCGAGCTCACCGCCGAGTCCGTGGTGTCCGCACTGAACCACGTCCTGGACGCAAAGGTCCCCGCCCGGGCCTTCAACCGAACCATGATCAGCAGCGTCACCGCGGTGGATGCGCAGACCGTCCGCGTCAGCACGCCGGCCGAGAACCCGCTGGTTCCGTACCGGCTGGCCAGCGTCAACACCGGCATCCTGGCACCGGCCGCCTACAAGGCCGAGGGCCTGGACCCGTTCGGCCACTGCACCGGGCCCTTCACCCCCGTCTCGGAAAAGGCCAAGCAGTCCCTCACCCTGGACCGCAACGAGAACTACTGGGGCGGCGACGTGCAGCTCGCCGGAGCCGAGATCCGCTTCATCACCAACGGCGCCACCCGTGCCGCGCAGGTGCAGACCGGCGAAGCAGACATCTCGCTGTCCATCCCCGTCGCCAGCCTCGCGGCGCTGAAGGCGGACGACGGCGTTTCCGTGCTGGGTGCCGATTCCCCCCGCACTGCCACGCTCTACATGAACAACGGCCGCGCTCCGCTGGACAATGTTGACGTCCGCAGGGCGGTCCGGGAGGCCCTCGACCTGGACGCCCTCGCTGCCAGCGTCTACGAAGGTGCCGCCCTCCCGGCCACCGGGCCCTTCGCGCCCTCCGAACCCTGGGCGGGCGAAAAGCAGGAGAAGCAGCAGCAGGACCTTGAGGAAGCCCGCAGGCTGCTCGCCGGCGCCGGCTACACCGCCGACCGCCCGCTGGAAATCATCGCCATTGTGGAACGCGCCGAATTCGCCGACGTTGCCGCCGTCGTCCAGGAAAACCTCAAGAACATCGGCATCCCTGTCACCATCCAGTCCAAGGAATACGCCTCAGCGGAACCGGATGTCCTGGCAGGAAACTATGACATGCTGCTTAGCCAGCGGAACCGTCTGATCGACATCGCGGACCCCATCGGGTTCCTCACCGCCGATTACACGTGCAAAGGCACCTACAACCTGAGCCACTTCTGCGACCCTGAGTACGACCGGATCGTCGCAGAGGCCGCCAAGACCGTTGACACCAACGAGCGCTACAAGCTGTACGCCGAGGCAGGCCAGATTCTCCAGGACAAGGCGGTCAACGCCTGGCTCGTGAACGAACAGTCAACGGACGCGATCCGCACCAACGTCCTCTCCTACGTCCAGGACCCGCTGTCCCGCTACGTCCTGACAGCGAAGACGGGCAAGGCCGCGTCCTAG
- a CDS encoding ABC transporter permease has product MLQFITKRTATLVAAVVVSSFAVFLIPYFTPGDPVRKIIRSRVAGDAVDESAVQGLSESLGLNDPLAVQYFRWLGDFFSGDMGLSFVSRTPVVEQVLPALSVTLSLVTMALVLAAAISLPLGIVAGLRPGSTADKAITAVTQALIAMPEYWVAPVLVLVFALKLSVLPTAGWNDLSSAVLPALTLALRPISFFTSALRAGILDAAAAEHVPAARARGLSQGQAILHHVVPNGLVPLSTLFAVWFAGLLGGSVIVEVIFAVPGMGRLLFDAVVNSDIPLAQGGVVVVVALAVGVTTLADFVHRFLSRTVGASLA; this is encoded by the coding sequence ATGCTGCAGTTCATCACCAAACGGACGGCCACCCTGGTGGCCGCCGTTGTGGTGTCCTCTTTCGCGGTCTTCCTGATCCCGTACTTCACGCCGGGCGACCCGGTGCGGAAGATCATCCGGTCGCGGGTGGCGGGGGACGCCGTCGACGAGTCCGCGGTGCAGGGCCTCAGCGAGAGCCTTGGCCTGAACGATCCCCTGGCGGTCCAGTACTTCCGTTGGCTGGGGGACTTCTTCAGCGGTGACATGGGGCTGTCCTTCGTCAGCCGCACGCCCGTGGTGGAGCAGGTGCTTCCCGCGCTCTCGGTCACGCTCAGCCTGGTCACCATGGCGCTGGTCCTGGCCGCGGCCATATCGCTCCCGCTCGGAATCGTCGCCGGACTGCGGCCGGGGAGCACCGCGGACAAGGCCATCACCGCCGTCACCCAGGCCCTGATCGCCATGCCGGAATACTGGGTGGCTCCCGTGCTGGTGCTTGTCTTTGCCCTGAAGCTGTCCGTGCTGCCCACGGCCGGATGGAACGATCTCTCGTCCGCCGTCCTGCCCGCCCTGACGCTCGCCCTGCGTCCCATCAGCTTCTTCACGTCGGCCCTACGGGCCGGCATCCTGGACGCTGCGGCCGCGGAGCACGTGCCGGCAGCCCGCGCCAGGGGACTCAGCCAGGGCCAGGCCATCCTGCACCACGTGGTGCCGAACGGACTGGTGCCGCTCTCCACCCTGTTCGCCGTATGGTTCGCGGGCCTGCTGGGGGGATCGGTCATTGTGGAGGTCATTTTCGCCGTGCCCGGCATGGGGAGGCTGCTCTTCGACGCCGTCGTCAACAGCGACATTCCGCTCGCCCAGGGCGGCGTGGTTGTGGTGGTGGCACTCGCCGTCGGCGTGACCACCCTGGCGGACTTCGTGCACCGGTTCCTCAGCCGAACGGTTGGAGCATCCCTTGCGTAA
- a CDS encoding ABC transporter permease, giving the protein MRKRFNVTTLAAAVLALIVLAVLLAPWISPYPPAEQNLAERLAPPSAGHWLGTDNLGRDTLSRILEGGRFSMSVAALATVLTCLLGVGIGILSARRRGWVDEFLTRTNDVLLALPEMVVALFIVAALGTGFGPLLLALVVTGWTPFARLARTLAYDVSARGFVDAARVVGCTPRFIIFRHVLPHLAAPILGQATLRFGHLLISVGALSYLGLGVQPPQSDWGSMLAAAQPFADRAPLGILAPGLVIFTVALCVTLIGQRAAHMAAAPLLMPQVAEK; this is encoded by the coding sequence TTGCGTAAACGGTTCAACGTCACCACCCTGGCCGCGGCCGTGCTTGCCCTCATTGTGCTGGCGGTGCTGTTGGCCCCGTGGATCTCGCCCTACCCGCCGGCTGAGCAGAACCTGGCGGAACGCCTGGCACCACCCTCCGCCGGGCACTGGCTGGGAACTGACAACCTGGGCCGGGACACCCTCAGCCGGATCCTCGAAGGCGGCCGGTTCTCCATGTCGGTGGCAGCGCTGGCCACGGTGCTGACCTGCCTTCTGGGTGTGGGGATCGGCATCCTCAGCGCCAGGCGGCGGGGCTGGGTGGATGAATTCCTCACCCGCACCAATGATGTCCTGCTCGCCCTGCCGGAAATGGTGGTGGCGCTGTTCATCGTGGCAGCGCTGGGCACGGGCTTCGGTCCGCTGCTGCTCGCGCTCGTGGTCACCGGCTGGACGCCCTTTGCCCGGCTTGCCCGCACCCTGGCGTATGACGTCTCGGCCAGGGGCTTCGTGGACGCTGCCCGCGTGGTGGGCTGTACGCCGCGGTTCATCATCTTCCGGCACGTCCTCCCGCACCTTGCAGCCCCGATCCTTGGCCAGGCGACGCTGCGGTTCGGACACCTGCTCATCAGCGTTGGCGCCCTCTCCTACCTGGGCCTGGGCGTCCAGCCGCCGCAGTCGGACTGGGGCTCCATGCTGGCGGCAGCGCAACCGTTCGCCGACCGCGCCCCGCTGGGAATCCTCGCCCCGGGCCTGGTCATTTTCACGGTTGCGCTCTGCGTGACCCTGATTGGCCAGCGGGCAGCCCACATGGCAGCCGCGCCGCTGCTCATGCCGCAGGTGGCCGAAAAATGA